The sequence below is a genomic window from Apodemus sylvaticus chromosome 6, mApoSyl1.1, whole genome shotgun sequence.
tcactatcttcagacacaccagaagagggcatcagatcccattacagaaggttatgagccaccatatggttgctgggaattgaactcaggacctctagaagagcagtcagtgctcttaacctctgagtgatctctccagccccaaatcctccctctccctttttttttttaaatcccaagaTGATTTTATCTTGGGGCCAAAGGAGCCACCCCTCCTTCAGTGTGACTTGAGAAGGAATGTAAACCTTGCCTGCATCTTGTGTCCCCAGCTCCTGTATCCCTTGCATTATCTAAAGACCCAGAGCTGCAGTTCCTCCTGATCCTCTGGTCCCACTGCTTCCTGCAGCCCTCCCCACTGTCCTTTTGGTTGTTGCCTGGATAGGAAACTGGCCTTGCAATATCATCCAGACAAGAATCCAGAGAACCCCTTAGCGGCAGAAATCTTCAAAGAGATCAACGCAGCCCATGCCATCCTCACTGACCCTACAAAAAAGAAGATTTATGACCGGCACGGCTCTCTGGGATTATACCTGTATGACCATTTTGGTGAAGAAGGTGTCCGATTCTATTTTATAGTGAACAGTTGTTGGTTCAAGGTACATCGTACTTCCTATTTCTTCAGAAGTGAGAAAGGAGttggaggggctagagagatgactcagcagtggGGAGCACCGTCTGCTCccgcagaggacctgggtgtgatccccagcactcacacggCAGCTCACTACTCTCTATAACTCCAGGCCCAGGGGATCCAGAGCTGCCTTCCGGCTTCTGCAGGCATcaggcatgcacgtggtgcacagacagacatgtggGCAGAATATAAAATACAATCAAGCCAGCTGTGATTACACATACCTCTGAggccagctcttgggaggcaatgggtagcctgggctatagtAAGATACTGTCTGTGTCtttagaggaaggaagaaaggctgcCCTCCTCTCAAGACAAATgtgaggaggacagagagagggtggTCTGCATGGAACTACAAAAAGAACGGGGCCaaggcctctctcctctcttgtaGACACTTGTTATCCTTTGTTGCCTGCTGActggctgttgctgctgctgctgctgctgtttatgCTGTGGTAGACTTAATCCATCagctgaggaagaagaggagaatcaCCAAACGAATGTCTCTTCTCAGCCTTCAAGAACAagtgaggagcagagacagggacTGGGGGTCAGATCTCAGTCAGGAATGGTAAGGTAGAGGGGAGTGAGGGCCTGTGAGAAAGACTGGTGGGAACTGAGCAGTTAACCCTGAGACGTGTGGTGTCTCGAGTCTTTCGTTGGGGTGAGGAGTGAGAAGGTAGCTGCAGACTTTCCTTTTGCTACAGACTGACATTTCAGTGTCTTCTTCTGGAGGAGGGGCCCTTCCTCTGGAGGGACTGGGGAAGCAGGGTCTTGCAAAGGACAAGTTTGCAGGTGCAGCTTATTGCAAATAGATGGCTGATCTAGGAGCAGaacacttgtctagcatgtgaaaggccctggatttcatccccagcatgggggaggggcgggaagaGGGGCAAGAGGAATGCATTGTTTTAGATTGTTTCTGCCCCACAGTTAAAAGTTTAAGACTATGTTGGGGCACACCAGTGCCATCCGGTGGTGCTAATGAGTAACTGCAAGGTAAGGATTTGtagacttaaaaaacaaaacaaatgtgtgAACAGTTATATTTATGTAAGCATGCTGTAATTCCACCATAGGAACACAAGATATTCAAGTAGAGGATTAAGACGTGACGATAATTAAGAAACCGTGAAGAGGAATGGGGTATGTAAATGGAGAAGTATGGATGGGTAGAAGATAtgccggtgagatggctcagttggtaaaggtgattgccaccaagcctgactatCTGAGTTAGacctctgggacccacatgaagggaGGTAACTGACTCCTGCAGActgtcctctgctctctgcacacatgctgtgacacagaagcatgcactcatacacacatgcatacatatacactccATATAATATACCTATATTATAcatatagtatgtatatgtgtgtgcatgtatatttaatGGGCCattatgggaaaatatttttatttatgggaaaaaaccttttttttttccttttttttttcggttttttggatttggttttgttgagacaggatttctctgtatagccctggctgtcctggaactcactctgtagaccaggctggccttgatcttagaaatccgcctgcctctgcctcccagagtgctgggattacaggcgtgcgccaccaccacccggcttgaaAATCTGTATTCTTGTAGCATCAACCCCAGCTGTCTACACAGACAGAATGTGCTTTTGGCTATTGGTGGTTACTCCTAATAAGGTCCCAGCCGTTTCTACCAGTAGGTGCTGGCCCAGCAAGAGTCTCCTGACACTCAGCCCATTGGATACATTGAAGAGAGAAGCACGTAGCCCTGTCCCGACACTGACCCAGATCTGACTCCTGTTCTTGAAAACAATCCCTGCTTCAGAAGCTATGAGGACATCCTTCCTCGTAAGGacacctctgccctccacagtgCCTCGGAGCCTGTCCCCACAGAACCTTCCAGCTgcttttctgtttagctctggctcCACTTCCGTCTTCATCTTCATGCCATCTCAAGCCATGTTGGCAGCTGTTTGCTGAGTGGGTGCAGCACTCTCCAGGTGCCTGGGTCAGTGTCGGGCAGGGCCCTGAGCACTTACCAGTAACTTCACCAGGATCCTGATCACCAAACAAGATGTCTCCCACCCCAAGAGCTGTCGCACCACTTAATCCTCCTTCGTTGGAACGTTGCGTACCAAGAACTTTTAGCACCGGCCTCATTTCTTTGCAACCTCTTTGGAAGGCTGGTCTCGCCACCTTCTGGTACCTACACCACTGGCACCGACACCCCATTCATAAAGCAGCGTGGGAAACTTGTGTTTGTGGCTCCCCGACTTCAGCTCCATCCCTAAACCCATTTTCGGCCGTGGGCCTGTGGACCGGCTGCAGGCCATGCTCCGGTCCTGCTGCCTCAGTCCCTCTTGATACTTTACACAGAGTGATCCCCTTATATCTTGTTGTTAACATGGACGTGAAACGCGATGGGGACAGAGTGCACGCAGGCAACCTCACTCAGCCCCTTGGCGCCATTGGCTCGCCATCCTCTCTGTATCCCGCTTTATCCTTTGTTTCTTACCTATGTGGGATCGGAGCCTAGGAACCATCAACCCTCTCTTTACTCACTCGGAGAAAGGCCAAGGAATGTCACTAATAAAAAAGAGCTTTGTCCAATTCCAGTGTGTGTGGGAACCCCCAAAAAGACCAGTGGTGtgtgggagagaaaaagagaccaaTGACTGTCGCTCATGCCTGGGATAAGGCTGGCATGGTCAGTAGTGTCCATCACTGTGGAGCTGGGAGTCAACGATGTTCAGAACCCGATGGGAGTGGCTTCCTAATGGTGGGGCTGGGAGTCAGCAGTGCCCAGAGCCCGATGGGGGTGGCTTTGTCAATGCCCCATGATTTCCGTGTGCTCCCATTCGCTGGGCTGCAAATAACTTTACAGCATACAGATTATTTCTAGCTAGATCCATTTCTCATaactctttttgtctttttatttatgtgtgtttgtgtgagcatctgcatgcatgcatccatgtaaatgtatatgcacatgtgtctgtAAGCCTGTGGAGGGCGCTGAGTCTTTTggagttgggattacagatgagtgtgagtgctgggatctgaactcctgTCCTTGTGACTGAGCAGCAGgctctaaccactgagacatctccagTCCATTCTTGTCTGAGTTTCTAAGCAAATTTAACATCCTTGCAATGGATTCACTAATGTAGTTGTGGACCAGAACCACACAGTCTCATGTCATAATCATACAGCAGGTCTGGGCCCGGTACAGCAGCCGTCTCTTGCCTTTAAACTGCTCTCCTAGGATGATGTAATGAAGGCGAGCCCAGGGCTGTGAGACCCTGAGTTGACccccccagcaccacataaaccaggatAATGGTGCTTTCCCCTAATCTCAGCATTTTGGATGTAGAGTCAAAGTCATCTACAGtgactgagttcaagaccagcctgtctTACACTGAAGAGCTCAGCTCAGAGCCATTGGAAAATTCCATCACACCCCCTCCCCTCCTAgaagagacaggacagagagcTTTTAGGCCAGAAGGAAGAGGTTAATTAAGCCCCTCCCAcatcattccctaaagaccaattagtttaaagggcACACTGTTCCACCAATCATATTGTGCCTAGTCGCTGATGCTCTATTTCACCCCTGGAAACCATCTAAGAACTTGCCCAACAGGCCACCCAGGGTCTCCGCCTCTCGGGTGCAGGATGACGACTCCAGCATGccggaacaataaattcctcttgcttttgcattgatctcCGGCTCCACATTGTTCactggggctggggtggaggcGTCCCCAGTAAGCTAAAGCTCTTCAGCATCCTACAACATGAGAGCCCGTCTTTAATAAGGGAGAGGCACGTATGTAGTGAGGTTGCTCtttgggtaaaggtacttgccaccaattctgatgacttgagttcaatttctgGGACCCACATGCTGCAGAGAAAGAACTGACTGTCCTATGACTTCCATATGTGCTCCAGGTTGCACCCACCACTCTCCAAAGTGCGGGGTTGTTTTTTATGTAAGGGCTGAGCAAGAACAAATATGGGGCAGACATGGGACAAGAAGTCCTCTATGGTCCGGCACTCCACTTCTGAATCATGCACTCTAAGAGGGCCGGGGTCACTGGCTGAACCTGTGGAGGAAGGCATGGTACCATAGCTACAGGTCTGTCCAGATCTCGCCTCCCACCTGGGGCCGTGTGTGGCGTCTCTCCCACAGGCTAGTTTAGACTTCCTTTCTGTTTGGAAAAAGGTCCCAAGCCAGAACACTGGAAACCAACGTTCACAGGAGCCTTCCCGGTGACAGCAAGTGAGCCCCACGCCATTACTGGCCACCCGTTCCTGAATGAGTCAGGGCCACTCAGTCCGGGACAGCTGTGGCTCGCCTTACATGAGCTAAATTGGGAACTGGAATGTCACACGGATGCCCCTtgtgtccccacccccacagtaacATTAATCTCTCTAGGGAGGAAGGGACAAACAGTGCTGCCCAAAGAGTGAGCAAGAGGGTGGTTTGGGGGGACAGGAGGAGAACTTCACGGGGAGAGATAAAGCTCCGAGAGCCTGGTGAGAGTTCTGAGGAAGCAGTGTCTGGAAATAGCCAGGGTGAGAGGAGCTGTTAGGGAAGGGACAGGACACATCACTCTCTCGAGAGGGAGCAATAGCAGGGATCCCCAGAGTCCACAGTCAGCCTAACTGacggaggaagggggagaaggccGGCAGCAGGGCCAGAGCGAGCGCCGAGGGATGAACTTCACGGTGGGATTCAAGCCACTGCTGGGAGATGCACACAACATGGACAGCCTGGAGAAGCAGCTCATCTGCCCCATCTGCCTGGAGATGTTCTCCAAGCCCGTGGTGATCTTGCCCTGCCAACACAACCTGTGCCGCAAGTGTGCCAACGACGTCTTCCAGGTGGGCTCAGGGACAGGTGGGTTAGGTCACGGTGGGGGACGGGGCAGGGGCTTGGGGCCCCGGGCCCCAGCGCTGGGAGGGGCCGAGACTGCCCTGGCTGAGAGGTAGGAGAGTTGAGGGTCGTGGGATCCCAGAGTCAGCGTGAGTCAGCAGCTGCCCCGAGGCTGGTAAGCTGAACCTGAACCTGAGTGTCCGAGTGTAGCGTAGGGCAGCTAGAAAGTGGGTCCACCCAGGACCGgcagaaacaggaaaggaagagagtgGTCTCACATGGGCTTTGTGGGGGCTTGGACGAGATTTCATTCATTTTgaggctttgatttttttctttttttttttacaaactctGGAGAAGAGATCATTAtattgagattgtgtgtgtgtgtgtgtgtgtgtgtgtgtgttggctagtGTGACTACCAGGCctcaacttgagtttgatccccaaaacataaat
It includes:
- the Dnajc5g gene encoding dnaJ homolog subfamily C member 5G isoform X1 codes for the protein MPRAYDATQRLSRTGKSLYAVLELKKGADPEDIKKAYRKLALQYHPDKNPENPLAAEIFKEINAAHAILTDPTKKKIYDRHGSLGLYLYDHFGEEGVRFYFIVNSCWFKTLVILCCLLTGCCCCCCCCLCCGRLNPSAEEEEENHQTNVSSQPSRTRTQDIQVED
- the Dnajc5g gene encoding dnaJ homolog subfamily C member 5G isoform X2, whose protein sequence is MPRAYDATQRLSRTGKSLYAVLELKKGADPEDIKKAYRKLALQYHPDKNPENPLAAEIFKEINAAHAILTDPTKKKIYDRHGSLGLYLYDHFGEEGVRFYFIVNSCWFKVLAQQESPDTQPIGYIEERST